The following DNA comes from Bacteroidota bacterium.
CTCGTCGAGCGCGTCGAGAAAGAGGCGGTCCGCACGCCGTTCGACGCGGTCCCCGAGCCACCGCCGGTCCACGACCTCAACGCCGGGCAGGTCGAGGCCCTGTTCCAGGTCGGCGCGTCGGTGGCAGCGGGGGAGACCAAGACGTTCCTGCTCCACGGCATCACCGGGAGCGGCAAGACCGAGGTCTACATCCAGGCGCTCCGGCAGGCGCTCGAGGCCGGGCGGACCGGGATCGTGCTCGTCCCCGAGATTGCGCTGACGCCGCAGACCGTCCGCCGCTTCCGCGCGCACTTTGGCGACCGCGTGGCGGTCCTCCACAGCCGCATGAGCGCGGGCGAGCGCTACGACGCGTGGCGCCACCTCTGCAGTGGCCGGTTCGAGGTCGCCATCGGCCCGCGCTCGGCGGTCTTCGCGCCGCTGCGGAACCTCGGCCTGATCGTCGTCGACGAGGAGCATGAGGGGAGCTACAAGCAGTTCGACCCGGCCCCGCGCTACCACGCCCGCGACGTGGCCGTGATGCGTGCCCACCTCGAAGGGGCCGTCTGCGTCCTCGGCAGCGCGACGCCGAGCCTGGAGAGCACGCTCAACGCGAGGCTCGGGAAGTACGACCTCCTGACGATGCCCGACCGCGTGCCGGTGCCGGGACGAAAGGCGGCCGAGCTTCCACCGGTCAAGATCGTCGACCTGACGTGGGAGAAGAAGGTCCGCCGCCTCAAGGGTGCGCTCTCGCATCCGCTCCGCGAAGCCATCCGCGACCGGCTCGGCCGGGGCGAGGGCATCATCCTGCTCCAGAACCGGCGCGGCTACTCGCCTATCGTCACCTGCGACGACTGCGGGTGGACGCCCGAGTGCCGCGACTGCGCCGTGACGCTCACCTTCCACAAGAGCCACCGCCACCTCCGCTGCCACTACTGCGGCCTCGTCGAGCCGATGCCCACACGCTGTCCACAGTGTGGATCGGCGAACCTCGTCCGGCTCGGGGCCGGCACGCAGCGGGTCGAGGAAGAGCTCGCCGCCGTTTTCCCCGAGGCGCGCGTGCTGCGGATGGACCTCGACACGACGAGCCGGAAGAACGCCCACCAAAAAATCCTCGACGCCTTCGGGCGCGGCGAGGCCGACATCCTGATCGGGACGCAGATGGTGGCGAAGGGGCTCGACTTCGCCCGCGTCACGCTCGTCGGCGTGGTCGACGCCGACACCGGGTTGCTCCTGCCCGACTTCCGGGCGTCGGAGCGGACGTTCCAGCTTCTGATGCAGGTCGCGGGCCGGGCCGGGCGCGGGGCGCTGCGTGGCGAGGTCATTCTCCAGACGCGCAGCCCGGACAATCCTGCCCTCCAGCACGCCGCCCGGCACGACGTCGACGGCTTCCTCCGCACCGAGCTACCCGACCGCCAGGCGTTCGGCTACCCGCCCTACGGTAAACTCGTCGGGGTCGAGTTCAAGGGGCCGAACGAGCGCGTCGTGCAGCAGACGGCCGAGCGGTGGACGCGGCAGCTTCGGCAGGCGGCAGGTAAGGGCATCGAGGTGCTCGGGCCGGAGCCAGCATTCATCGGCCGCGTCAAGCGGCAGTTCCGGTTCCACACGATTGTCAAGTCCAGCGAGCCGGGACAGCCCTACGCGCTCTCGCGCCTCGTCCGGGCCGTCAGCGAGCAGTTCGGGTCGCCGCCGAAGGGCGTGCGGATCAATGTGGACGTGGACCCGGCGGGGCTCTTGTGATGCGCGAAGCGTGATGCGTGAATCCAGATCTAACCGTCACGCTCGACTTCACACATCGCGCCTGGCGCATCACGAAATTCCGGTGACGCGGAACCGACCCCGGCAGCCCCCCCGTATATTGCCGCCACTGGTTTTCAGCCGACCGCCCAGGACCTGGGCCTGTCGGCGGAATAAGGGCAAGTCCCGTACGGCCAGCTCCCTCTGAACTCCGTCAGGGCCGGAAGGCAGCAGCGGTAGGAGGTCGTAGCGGCGCGATGCGGGTCGCTTGCCCTTATTTCGTTTGCGGAGCGACGAATGGGACGTGCTCGTAGCCGTCGTGCAACGAGGCCTGCCAGCGCTCAGCGGCGGCGGTGCGGCCGAGCAGCCGGAGCGCTTCGGCGCACACAGCCCGGTCGAGCACCTGACCGTAGACCGGCGAGACCTCGCGTAGCGGGAACGGCACGCTCAGCCGCACGGCGTCGATCCGGGCGAGGGCCGCTTCGGGGTCGGCGGCGAACTCGGCGCGGGCGCGGAGCGAGGCGGCCAGGGCGCGGGCTAGCACCGTGTCGTCGGTCTCAAGCGAGCGGGCCGCACCACGCGCCCGGTCAGGCTGCCCGAGCCGAACGTCGAGCAGGCCGAGAAGGTAGCGCCGCACGGCGTCGCCCTCGCCGCCGTAGGCGACGGCTGCCGGTGTCCACGCTTCGAGGCCTGCGCGGAGGCCGGGGAGGGCGCGGTCCGGGACCGAACTGTTGGGGAGTGCCGCAACAAGCGTGCGCCACGTAAGCGCCTGGTCGGGATCGAGCACTTGAGCGTCGGCGAAGTGTCGCTCGCTCTCGGCCCATCGCCCGGCGGCAGCATCAAATGAGGCGAGGTGCAGCAAGCCCGTCGCGCGGGCGTCGGCGTCGTCCGACGAGGCGAGGACCTCGGCAGCCGTGCGCGCTAGGACCTCGTCGCCTGCGAGCGGTGCGAGGCGCGTGAGCAGGAGAACAGCCACGTCCAGCCCGGCGCTCCGGAGCCGCTCCGGCACGGCCGACGCCGCGACGGCCCCGATTGCGAGGTCGCGCATCAGGCCGTACGCCGTGCCCATCGCAGGGGAGGGC
Coding sequences within:
- the priA gene encoding primosomal protein N': MPAARVVPLAPVDKVYTYLVPADLEAEAVPGARVVVPFGARTLTGVIAERTDDGTSSRKLKPIRDVLDDVPSFSPVLLRLTQWIADYYVCAWGEVLKAALPSGATVESRRVVYRTGRPSLGLDPSASFRTGSVGGRVLAMLEADGPQPVSTVQHGVDGVTASLLRRLERDELIRVEAEVGAEASVKTEWHLRLAEHVEADAVAALRGAKQRAVIETLLRLRAEGGETEPRQADVLAETGASSTTVKSLVEKGLVERVEKEAVRTPFDAVPEPPPVHDLNAGQVEALFQVGASVAAGETKTFLLHGITGSGKTEVYIQALRQALEAGRTGIVLVPEIALTPQTVRRFRAHFGDRVAVLHSRMSAGERYDAWRHLCSGRFEVAIGPRSAVFAPLRNLGLIVVDEEHEGSYKQFDPAPRYHARDVAVMRAHLEGAVCVLGSATPSLESTLNARLGKYDLLTMPDRVPVPGRKAAELPPVKIVDLTWEKKVRRLKGALSHPLREAIRDRLGRGEGIILLQNRRGYSPIVTCDDCGWTPECRDCAVTLTFHKSHRHLRCHYCGLVEPMPTRCPQCGSANLVRLGAGTQRVEEELAAVFPEARVLRMDLDTTSRKNAHQKILDAFGRGEADILIGTQMVAKGLDFARVTLVGVVDADTGLLLPDFRASERTFQLLMQVAGRAGRGALRGEVILQTRSPDNPALQHAARHDVDGFLRTELPDRQAFGYPPYGKLVGVEFKGPNERVVQQTAERWTRQLRQAAGKGIEVLGPEPAFIGRVKRQFRFHTIVKSSEPGQPYALSRLVRAVSEQFGSPPKGVRINVDVDPAGLL